In one Nocardioides sp. NBC_00368 genomic region, the following are encoded:
- a CDS encoding pirin family protein, producing the protein MTAQIRRGTARFTERPPGLRPGKITWHTYSFGPHYDPSRVGFGPIVTYDEHLLRNGEGFENHHHAGVTIVTWPLSGEVTHTDSTGATGTVSPGQVAVFTTGDGVDHSEFATASGTRFIQVWVTGSTGEPAYAVHDVTPVEGEWVEAVRLDAGSLRVGRVGSDGPAEITLPEARLRHLHIASGALLRSGMAEPLTAGDAFEITAGEDLPPEFTVSAGVPTELLLWSFD; encoded by the coding sequence GTGACTGCCCAGATCCGCCGAGGAACCGCCCGATTCACGGAACGTCCACCCGGCCTCAGGCCAGGAAAAATTACCTGGCACACCTACTCCTTCGGACCCCACTACGACCCCAGCAGGGTCGGCTTCGGCCCGATCGTGACCTACGACGAGCACCTGCTGCGCAACGGTGAGGGATTCGAGAACCACCACCATGCCGGGGTCACGATCGTCACCTGGCCACTCTCCGGCGAGGTGACCCACACCGACTCGACCGGCGCCACCGGAACGGTGTCCCCCGGCCAGGTCGCCGTGTTCACCACCGGCGACGGCGTCGACCACTCCGAGTTCGCCACCGCCTCCGGCACCCGCTTCATCCAGGTCTGGGTCACCGGCAGCACCGGCGAGCCGGCGTACGCCGTCCACGACGTCACACCGGTCGAGGGCGAGTGGGTCGAGGCGGTCCGCCTGGACGCGGGGTCGCTCCGGGTCGGCCGCGTCGGCAGCGACGGCCCCGCCGAGATCACCCTCCCGGAGGCTCGACTCCGCCATCTCCACATCGCTTCCGGCGCTCTGCTGCGCAGCGGGATGGCCGAGCCGCTGACTGCCGGGGACGCCTTCGAGATCACCGCCGGCGAGGACCTGCCGCCGGAGTTCACGGTCAGTGCCGGCGTACCGACCGAGCTTCTTCTCTGGAGCTTCGACTAG
- a CDS encoding flotillin family protein, translated as MELLVPIAGLVVLFILLLLLVTSRYKVAGPNQAFIVTGRKGKAVLNPETGQLTTDLSGQKVVLGGGVFVVPFVQKLAVMDLSSRRISVQIRGAVSGQGIKLNLEGVAIVKVGGNADQIRLAAQRFLSQQEEIEPFTQEVLAGALRSIVGGLTVEQIIRDRAAFAQRVADESESSLTGQGLILDTFQIQDVTDDGSYLTNLGRPEAARITQAASIAEAEARRAAEQARIKAEEEIAVAQRALALKQAEIKAETDAAAATAAAAGPLAQADRDQAILTEQEKVAVRQAALTERQLETQVRKPADAERYRVEQEAEGRRNSEIAAAEARKAATIAAAEADAEQARLTGEAEKARRAALAEAEAIEGAKRGDAQKALRLAGAEATRAEGEASAAATLAVGQAEAEAMDKRAAAFASYNDAAVLQMLIEVLPRIAKEVAAPISAIDNLTVLSTEGAGAIPKQVNDNVVQTLNMLKTTTGVDLGSMLRKAASTTSENGIAEIPSDSAQQ; from the coding sequence ATGGAACTGCTGGTGCCGATCGCCGGCCTTGTCGTACTTTTCATCCTGCTCCTGCTGCTGGTCACCAGCCGCTACAAGGTCGCCGGTCCCAACCAGGCCTTCATCGTCACCGGCCGCAAGGGCAAGGCGGTCCTCAACCCGGAGACCGGTCAGCTCACCACCGACCTGTCGGGCCAGAAGGTCGTGCTCGGCGGCGGTGTCTTCGTGGTTCCCTTCGTCCAGAAGCTGGCCGTCATGGACCTCTCCTCGCGCCGGATCTCGGTGCAGATCCGTGGCGCGGTCTCGGGTCAGGGCATCAAGCTCAACCTCGAGGGAGTCGCGATCGTGAAGGTGGGCGGCAACGCCGACCAGATCCGGCTGGCCGCGCAGCGGTTCCTCTCCCAGCAGGAGGAGATCGAGCCGTTCACGCAGGAGGTGCTCGCCGGTGCGCTGCGGTCGATCGTCGGTGGCCTCACCGTCGAGCAGATCATCCGTGACCGGGCCGCGTTCGCGCAGCGGGTCGCCGACGAGTCCGAGTCGTCGCTCACCGGTCAGGGCCTGATCCTGGACACCTTCCAGATCCAGGACGTCACCGACGACGGCTCCTACCTGACCAACCTGGGTCGCCCCGAGGCCGCCCGCATCACCCAGGCCGCCTCGATCGCCGAGGCCGAGGCTCGCCGAGCCGCCGAGCAGGCCCGGATCAAGGCGGAGGAGGAGATCGCGGTCGCCCAGCGCGCGCTCGCCCTGAAGCAGGCCGAGATCAAGGCCGAGACCGATGCGGCCGCCGCCACCGCGGCCGCGGCCGGCCCGCTGGCCCAGGCCGACCGCGACCAGGCCATCCTCACCGAGCAGGAGAAGGTCGCCGTACGCCAGGCGGCGCTGACCGAGCGCCAGCTCGAGACCCAGGTGCGCAAGCCCGCCGACGCCGAGCGCTACCGCGTCGAGCAGGAGGCGGAGGGCCGCCGCAACTCCGAGATCGCCGCCGCCGAGGCCCGCAAGGCGGCCACCATCGCCGCGGCCGAGGCGGACGCCGAGCAGGCCCGGCTCACCGGTGAGGCGGAGAAGGCCCGTCGTGCCGCGCTGGCCGAGGCCGAGGCCATCGAGGGTGCCAAGCGCGGTGACGCGCAGAAGGCACTGCGTCTGGCCGGTGCCGAGGCGACCCGGGCCGAGGGCGAGGCGAGCGCTGCCGCCACCCTGGCCGTCGGTCAGGCCGAGGCCGAGGCGATGGACAAGCGCGCCGCGGCGTTCGCGTCCTACAACGACGCCGCCGTGCTGCAGATGCTGATCGAGGTCCTGCCCCGGATCGCCAAGGAGGTCGCCGCGCCGATCAGCGCCATCGACAACCTCACCGTGCTCTCCACCGAGGGTGCCGGCGCCATCCCGAAGCAGGTCAACGACAACGTCGTCCAGACCCTCAACATGCTCAAGACGACGACCGGAGTCGACCTCGGGTCGATGCTCCGCAAGGCCGCGTCCACGACGAGCGAGAACGGCATCGCGGAGATCCCCTCCGACAGCGCCCAGCAGTGA
- a CDS encoding penicillin-binding transpeptidase domain-containing protein, whose protein sequence is MSTLTTALKSGTFTEVDFVAKTDPAAVASDYHDLTGNLFGKLGAPDVSATKPTFTGHGTDKAKSTLTWAWGLPGGRWTYESEVELRKTGENWEFVWEPTVVAPTLAEGRSLHVETVPQQRGEILSTSGETLVADRPVVTVGIDKTLIDPIAAPAAARDVAAIVGINPKRYAKRVRAAGDKAFVEAISIRKAMMTKSKASKIGRIKGAAMLNRTLPLGPTKEFASPVVGIVGEVTAEMMKKKPGTYLPGDLAGLSGLQARYDDQLRGKPGLQVSVLGDEGEVLKKLYSTDPVDGKSLTVTLDSRMQKSAEKILKQVKPESALVAIRPSDGAVLVAANGADNKMNLATYGQAAPGSTFKAATTLALLRKGLDADSRVTCPAKATVDGKTFKNDSWYPKSALGEITLAHAVAESCNTAMIGAANEVGHAEIASAAASLGFGIDRDAGFTSYFGQIPEPAGDTEHAADLIGQGKVLASPLVMATVIGSIQAGHTVVPNLVQGQAAKPSGVEPLAADEAAELRTIFRGVVTDGTGRGLADVPGKPVIAKTGTAEFDRNGKRLTHTWMIAAQGDLAVAVYVDEGENGAATSGPLVEAFLRMVNER, encoded by the coding sequence ATGTCGACCCTGACCACGGCCCTGAAGAGCGGCACGTTCACCGAGGTCGACTTCGTGGCCAAGACCGATCCCGCTGCCGTCGCGAGCGACTACCACGACCTCACCGGCAACCTGTTCGGGAAGCTCGGGGCGCCCGACGTGTCCGCGACCAAGCCCACCTTCACCGGCCACGGCACCGACAAGGCGAAGTCCACGCTCACCTGGGCGTGGGGTCTCCCGGGCGGCCGGTGGACCTACGAGTCGGAGGTCGAGCTCCGCAAGACCGGTGAGAACTGGGAGTTCGTCTGGGAGCCCACCGTCGTCGCGCCCACGCTCGCCGAAGGACGCAGCCTGCACGTCGAGACCGTCCCGCAGCAGCGTGGCGAGATCCTGAGCACGTCGGGCGAGACCCTCGTCGCCGACCGACCGGTCGTCACGGTGGGCATCGACAAGACGCTGATCGACCCGATCGCGGCGCCCGCTGCCGCCCGGGACGTCGCCGCGATCGTCGGCATCAACCCCAAGCGCTACGCCAAACGGGTCAGGGCAGCCGGGGACAAGGCGTTCGTCGAGGCGATCTCGATCCGCAAGGCGATGATGACGAAGTCCAAGGCTTCGAAGATCGGCCGGATCAAGGGCGCGGCGATGCTCAACCGGACCCTGCCGCTCGGCCCGACCAAGGAGTTCGCCTCGCCGGTCGTCGGCATCGTCGGCGAGGTGACGGCCGAGATGATGAAGAAGAAGCCCGGCACCTACCTCCCCGGTGACCTCGCCGGTCTCTCCGGACTGCAGGCCCGCTACGACGACCAGCTGCGCGGCAAGCCCGGGCTGCAGGTCTCGGTGCTCGGCGACGAGGGCGAGGTGCTCAAGAAGCTCTACAGCACCGATCCGGTCGACGGGAAGTCGCTGACCGTCACCCTCGACTCGCGGATGCAGAAGAGCGCCGAGAAGATCCTGAAGCAGGTCAAGCCCGAGAGCGCACTGGTCGCGATCCGGCCGAGCGACGGCGCCGTGCTGGTCGCCGCCAACGGCGCGGACAACAAGATGAACCTCGCCACCTACGGTCAGGCGGCACCGGGGTCGACCTTCAAGGCCGCGACCACGCTGGCGCTGCTGCGCAAGGGCCTCGACGCCGACAGCCGGGTCACCTGCCCCGCCAAGGCCACCGTCGACGGCAAGACGTTCAAGAACGACTCCTGGTACCCGAAGTCCGCGCTCGGGGAGATCACGCTCGCCCACGCCGTCGCCGAGTCCTGCAACACCGCCATGATCGGCGCGGCGAACGAGGTCGGCCACGCCGAGATCGCCTCGGCCGCCGCCTCCCTGGGCTTCGGCATCGACCGCGACGCCGGCTTCACCTCCTACTTCGGCCAGATCCCCGAGCCCGCGGGCGACACCGAGCACGCCGCCGACCTGATCGGACAGGGCAAGGTGCTCGCCTCGCCGCTCGTGATGGCCACCGTCATCGGGTCCATCCAGGCCGGTCACACCGTGGTCCCGAACCTCGTCCAGGGCCAGGCCGCCAAGCCGTCGGGCGTGGAGCCGTTGGCCGCCGACGAGGCCGCGGAGCTGCGTACGATCTTCCGGGGTGTGGTCACCGACGGCACCGGTCGCGGTCTGGCCGATGTGCCCGGCAAGCCGGTGATCGCCAAGACCGGCACGGCGGAGTTCGACCGCAACGGCAAACGGCTCACCCACACCTGGATGATCGCGGCACAGGGCGACCTCGCCGTCGCGGTCTACGTCGACGAGGGCGAGAACGGGGCGGCCACCTCGGGCCCGCTCGTGGAGGCGTTCCTGCGGATGGTCAACGAGCGCTGA
- a CDS encoding SGNH/GDSL hydrolase family protein, protein MNVIFRLSKVRLAVSLTSIALLGAGLAVAPGSPASAAGEPYVALGDSYSSGVGTRSYINDGSNCMRSTLAYPSLVAAAKSYSLNFRACSGAVVADVTNSQLSALSSSTRYVTISVGGNDAGFADVITECALPAWASDCAGAVAGAQNYIRNTLPGSLGTLYSRIRSAAPSAKVVVVGYPKLFMGEDCNAFTWFSPEDERILNDTAVLLNNTTASRASVAGFTYVNPISRFTGHAVCDDVEWINGLSNPIEESYHANAAGHRDGYTPLVSSPLTGATLTAGPAVLAAAEATGPAQAAKQRKYAALDRHIEPKVFQPPTRERLQKLADQRGVDLDAWLATH, encoded by the coding sequence ATGAACGTGATCTTCCGCCTGTCCAAAGTCCGCCTCGCGGTCTCCCTCACCTCCATCGCCCTTCTCGGCGCCGGCCTCGCCGTCGCCCCCGGCTCCCCAGCCTCAGCGGCTGGGGAGCCGTACGTCGCGCTCGGCGACTCCTACTCCTCGGGAGTCGGCACGCGCAGCTACATCAACGACGGCAGCAACTGCATGCGGTCGACCCTGGCGTACCCGAGCCTGGTCGCCGCCGCGAAGAGCTACAGCCTCAACTTCCGCGCCTGCTCCGGCGCGGTCGTCGCCGACGTCACCAACAGCCAGCTCAGCGCGCTGTCCAGCTCGACCCGCTACGTGACCATCTCGGTCGGTGGCAACGACGCCGGCTTCGCCGACGTGATCACCGAGTGCGCGCTCCCGGCCTGGGCGAGCGACTGCGCAGGAGCGGTCGCGGGTGCGCAGAACTACATCCGCAACACGCTCCCGGGCAGCCTCGGAACCCTCTACTCGAGGATCCGATCGGCCGCGCCGAGCGCGAAGGTGGTGGTCGTGGGCTATCCGAAGCTGTTCATGGGCGAGGACTGCAACGCCTTCACCTGGTTCAGCCCGGAGGACGAAAGAATCCTGAACGACACCGCCGTGCTCCTGAACAACACGACCGCCTCGCGCGCGAGCGTCGCCGGGTTCACGTACGTCAACCCGATCAGCCGGTTCACCGGCCACGCGGTCTGCGACGACGTGGAGTGGATCAACGGGCTCTCCAACCCGATCGAGGAGTCCTACCACGCCAACGCGGCCGGCCACCGTGACGGCTACACGCCCCTGGTGAGCTCGCCGCTCACCGGAGCCACCCTCACCGCCGGCCCCGCGGTGCTCGCCGCTGCCGAGGCGACCGGTCCCGCACAGGCCGCCAAGCAGAGGAAGTACGCCGCGCTCGACCGCCACATCGAGCCGAAGGTGTTCCAGCCGCCGACGCGTGAGCGTCTGCAGAAGCTCGCCGACCAGCGCGGGGTCGACCTGGACGCCTGGCTGGCGACGCACTGA
- a CDS encoding MMPL family transporter, whose amino-acid sequence MTIQTTTRPGPLRRLASFSQRHHWTALLLWVVVLVGVTAAAQSIGDDYRNSFDIPGTQSQEMADLQAKHGGSAGDEVRAVIHDERGWNTDQQAVDDLLAALADVPHVETVEAADPQRGSVSEDGTTALVTIVMDAKPGELPTSAYEPFLEIADEAATDDLQIEMAGDSMREVNESEGGSSEGIGMLAALVIMLFMFGSFLAASLPLITAIFAVGTTFGVVTLLSHLTTIPDYTAPMLMIVGLGVGIDYALLVFSRYRSELLRGATREDATSTAIDTAGRSVLFAGVSVILALCGLYVLQLTSIQGVVLGVALTVLMTMIAAVTLLPSLLTLFGKRLEKSVRRHAARSRREPGERWRAWASGVQRHPWAALLVSLVALGALATPVLGLQLGFADAGNDDPSSTTRKAYDLVSDKFGPGANGPLVVMTEGSQGQAAAAYEKVQGYDGVAAVTPPQPSADGAVFTSIAFPETGPQDAETTELVKDLREELGDDVLVGGSTAALIDYSDAVGKKLPLFIGLVVGLSALLLMCVFRSVAVAIKAAVLNLISIGASMGAMTYVFQEGLLGVEPGPIEAFLPVMTFAIVFGLSMDYEVFLISRMREEWLRSGDAQEAVREGLAHTGGVITAAGAIMVVVFGAFWFSPDRMLQEMGFVMAVAVLLDAVVVRCLVVPAVMRILGAGAWWLPRWLDRILPRLQNVE is encoded by the coding sequence ATGACCATCCAGACGACCACGAGACCCGGTCCGCTGCGGCGGCTGGCGTCCTTCTCCCAACGCCACCACTGGACCGCGCTGCTGCTGTGGGTGGTGGTGCTCGTCGGCGTGACGGCCGCGGCGCAGAGCATCGGCGACGACTACCGCAACTCCTTCGACATCCCGGGCACGCAGTCGCAGGAGATGGCCGACCTGCAGGCGAAGCACGGCGGATCGGCCGGCGACGAGGTGCGCGCGGTCATTCACGACGAGCGCGGCTGGAACACCGACCAGCAGGCTGTCGACGACCTGCTCGCCGCGCTCGCCGACGTCCCGCACGTCGAGACCGTCGAGGCGGCCGACCCGCAGCGCGGGTCGGTGAGCGAGGACGGTACGACCGCGCTGGTCACCATCGTGATGGACGCCAAGCCCGGTGAGCTCCCGACCAGCGCCTACGAGCCGTTCCTCGAGATCGCGGACGAGGCCGCGACGGACGACCTCCAGATCGAGATGGCCGGCGACTCGATGCGGGAGGTGAACGAGAGCGAGGGCGGCAGCTCCGAGGGGATCGGCATGCTCGCCGCTCTGGTGATCATGCTGTTCATGTTCGGCTCGTTCCTGGCCGCGAGCCTGCCGCTGATCACCGCGATCTTCGCGGTCGGCACCACGTTCGGCGTGGTCACGCTGCTCTCCCACCTGACCACGATCCCGGACTACACCGCGCCGATGCTCATGATCGTGGGGCTCGGCGTCGGCATCGACTACGCGCTGCTGGTCTTCTCGCGCTACCGCAGTGAGCTGCTCCGCGGCGCCACCCGCGAGGACGCCACCTCGACCGCGATCGACACCGCCGGTCGCTCGGTCCTCTTCGCCGGAGTCAGTGTGATCCTGGCGCTCTGCGGCCTCTACGTGCTGCAGCTGACCTCGATCCAGGGTGTCGTGCTCGGCGTCGCGCTGACCGTCCTGATGACCATGATCGCCGCGGTCACCCTGCTCCCCTCCCTGCTGACGCTGTTCGGCAAGCGCCTGGAGAAGTCCGTACGCCGCCATGCCGCCCGGTCCCGTCGCGAGCCCGGTGAGCGCTGGCGTGCCTGGGCCTCAGGTGTCCAGCGGCACCCGTGGGCCGCGCTGCTCGTCTCGTTGGTCGCTCTCGGCGCGCTGGCGACTCCCGTCCTCGGCCTCCAGCTAGGTTTCGCCGACGCAGGCAACGACGACCCCTCCTCGACCACGCGGAAGGCGTACGACCTGGTCAGCGACAAGTTCGGTCCCGGTGCCAATGGTCCGCTGGTGGTCATGACCGAGGGCTCGCAGGGGCAGGCGGCCGCGGCGTACGAGAAGGTCCAGGGGTACGACGGTGTGGCCGCCGTGACGCCGCCGCAGCCGTCGGCCGACGGTGCGGTGTTCACCTCCATCGCCTTCCCGGAGACCGGCCCGCAGGACGCCGAGACCACCGAGCTGGTCAAGGACCTGCGCGAGGAGCTCGGTGACGACGTCCTCGTCGGCGGCTCGACCGCGGCGCTGATCGACTACTCCGACGCGGTCGGGAAGAAGCTGCCGCTCTTCATCGGGCTCGTGGTCGGTCTCTCCGCGCTGCTGCTGATGTGCGTCTTCCGCTCCGTCGCGGTGGCGATCAAGGCGGCCGTCCTCAACCTGATCTCGATCGGCGCCTCGATGGGGGCGATGACGTACGTCTTCCAGGAGGGGCTGCTCGGGGTCGAGCCCGGCCCGATCGAGGCGTTCCTGCCGGTGATGACGTTCGCGATCGTCTTCGGGCTCTCGATGGACTACGAGGTCTTCCTGATCTCGCGGATGCGCGAGGAGTGGCTGCGCAGCGGCGATGCGCAGGAGGCGGTCCGGGAAGGGCTGGCGCACACCGGTGGTGTCATCACCGCGGCCGGTGCGATCATGGTCGTGGTGTTCGGAGCCTTCTGGTTCAGTCCGGACCGGATGCTCCAGGAGATGGGCTTCGTGATGGCGGTTGCGGTGCTGCTCGACGCGGTCGTGGTGCGGTGCCTGGTGGTGCCCGCCGTGATGCGTATCCTCGGTGCCGGTGCGTGGTGGCTTCCGAGGTGGCTCGACCGGATCCTGCCGCGTCTCCAGAACGTCGAATGA
- a CDS encoding PadR family transcriptional regulator, with protein MKADALRGHLDSLILAVVEKQPLHGYAIIEALSARSGGELDLPTGTIYPALRRLEKAGYLDSSWSEVGGRKRRTYELSSAGRNALAAHRQEWRTFAKVVSGVLGEA; from the coding sequence ATGAAAGCCGACGCCCTCCGTGGCCACCTCGACTCGCTGATCCTGGCCGTCGTCGAGAAGCAGCCCCTTCACGGCTACGCGATCATCGAGGCCCTCAGCGCCCGCAGCGGTGGCGAGCTCGACCTCCCCACCGGCACGATCTACCCGGCCCTACGTCGCCTGGAGAAGGCCGGCTACCTCGACAGCTCCTGGTCCGAGGTCGGCGGCCGCAAGCGCCGCACCTACGAACTCTCCTCCGCCGGCCGCAACGCCCTCGCCGCCCACCGCCAGGAGTGGCGCACCTTCGCCAAGGTCGTCTCCGGCGTACTCGGCGAAGCCTGA
- a CDS encoding permease prefix domain 1-containing protein, with translation MSAVDVYLADLRAAIPGPSWTRRDLLREAGDHLEDATDAYTAAGYTTAEAEALALRDFGSVDDVAPGFRDTVAIDAARRTAILLVLVMIPQAFLWDGGIDLGASAHSAAPDSGLFHVLDIVIGYVGTAGAVGAVIALAVTAIGQRWLQVGRRTARLTASWSLATAMVVPIIGFTMLVLTGGLTVILALSALAFMAAPFALVALSAQRTLAAC, from the coding sequence ATGAGCGCCGTCGACGTCTACCTTGCGGACCTGCGCGCCGCGATTCCCGGCCCGAGCTGGACCCGGCGAGACCTCCTGCGTGAGGCCGGAGACCATCTCGAGGACGCGACCGACGCCTACACCGCGGCGGGCTACACCACCGCCGAGGCCGAGGCTCTGGCGCTGCGCGACTTCGGTTCCGTCGACGACGTCGCTCCCGGCTTCCGCGACACCGTCGCGATCGATGCCGCCCGGCGTACGGCCATCCTGCTCGTCCTCGTCATGATCCCGCAGGCGTTCCTGTGGGACGGCGGGATCGACCTCGGCGCGAGCGCCCACTCGGCCGCCCCCGACAGCGGCCTGTTCCACGTGCTCGACATCGTCATCGGGTACGTCGGCACCGCAGGCGCCGTCGGCGCGGTCATCGCCCTGGCGGTGACCGCGATCGGTCAGCGCTGGCTGCAGGTGGGGCGACGTACGGCCCGCCTCACCGCATCCTGGTCGCTGGCCACCGCCATGGTCGTACCGATCATCGGTTTCACCATGCTCGTCCTGACCGGCGGCCTCACCGTGATCCTGGCACTCAGTGCGCTCGCCTTCATGGCCGCGCCGTTCGCGCTGGTCGCCCTCTCAGCTCAGCGCACCCTCGCCGCCTGCTGA
- a CDS encoding DEAD/DEAH box helicase — protein sequence MVSTDADSAVSTTPATEEPIVEADQGPTFDSLGLSAGVLEAVKALGYETPSAIQAATIPTLLQGRDVVGLAQTGTGKTAAFALPVLSNLDVYQNAPQALVLAPTRELALQVCEAFERYASNLDGVRILPVYGGQGYGPQLTALRRGVHVVVGTPGRIMDHLEKGTLDLSQLRFLVLDEADEMLNMGFAEDVETILAETPEDKQVALFSATMPAQIRRLSKKYLRDAEEISVKAKTQTNTNISQRYLMVSYPQKVDALTRILEVENFEGMIVFTRTKSETESLAEKLRARGFAATAINGDIAQAQREKTVNQLKDGSLDILVATDVAARGLDVERISHVVNYDLPTDVEAYVHRIGRTGRAGRTGDAISFVTPRERWLLRAIEKHTKAQPVQMQLPSVDEVNATRLSRFDDGITAALQEGEKIEFFRDVVRHYVDEHDVPEVDVAAALAAVLHGEEPLLLEPEPEKPAYEERRGRRDRDDRGGERGGERRETSRSRGNGQPLATYKIQVGKRHRVEPRQIVGAIANEGGLRRADFGNISIRNDFSLVELPADLAPETWKALESTRISGKLIELSEDSGGGPVRRSGGRFDRSQGGPRRGALDSGDRPRKPRQKRKFD from the coding sequence ATGGTGAGCACCGACGCTGATTCTGCCGTATCCACCACTCCCGCGACCGAGGAGCCGATCGTGGAGGCAGATCAGGGTCCGACCTTCGACTCACTCGGTCTGTCCGCGGGCGTCCTCGAGGCCGTGAAGGCCCTCGGCTACGAGACCCCGAGCGCCATCCAGGCCGCCACCATCCCCACCCTGCTCCAGGGCCGCGACGTCGTCGGCCTCGCGCAGACCGGCACCGGGAAGACCGCCGCGTTCGCGCTGCCGGTGCTCTCCAACCTCGACGTCTACCAGAACGCGCCGCAGGCGTTGGTGCTCGCCCCGACGCGTGAGCTCGCGCTGCAGGTGTGCGAGGCGTTCGAGCGCTACGCGTCCAACCTCGACGGCGTACGCATCCTGCCGGTCTACGGCGGCCAGGGCTACGGCCCGCAGCTGACCGCTCTGCGCCGCGGCGTCCACGTCGTCGTCGGCACGCCCGGCCGGATCATGGACCACCTGGAGAAGGGCACGCTGGACCTGTCCCAGCTGCGGTTCCTGGTGCTCGACGAGGCCGACGAGATGCTCAACATGGGCTTCGCGGAGGACGTCGAGACGATCCTCGCCGAGACCCCCGAGGACAAGCAGGTCGCGCTCTTCTCGGCGACCATGCCGGCCCAGATCCGCCGGTTGTCGAAGAAGTACCTGCGCGACGCTGAGGAGATCTCGGTCAAGGCGAAGACGCAGACCAACACCAACATCAGCCAGCGCTACCTGATGGTGTCCTACCCGCAGAAGGTCGACGCGCTCACCCGCATCCTCGAGGTCGAGAACTTCGAGGGCATGATCGTCTTCACGCGCACCAAGTCCGAGACCGAGTCGCTGGCCGAGAAGCTGCGCGCGCGTGGCTTCGCCGCGACCGCGATCAACGGCGACATCGCCCAGGCCCAGCGCGAGAAGACCGTCAACCAGCTCAAGGACGGCTCGCTCGACATCCTGGTCGCGACCGACGTCGCGGCCCGCGGTCTCGACGTCGAGCGGATCTCGCACGTCGTCAACTACGACCTGCCGACCGACGTCGAGGCCTACGTCCACCGCATCGGCCGCACCGGCCGTGCCGGCCGCACCGGTGACGCCATCTCGTTCGTCACCCCGCGCGAGCGGTGGCTGCTGCGCGCGATCGAGAAGCACACCAAGGCCCAGCCGGTGCAGATGCAGCTGCCCTCGGTCGACGAGGTCAACGCGACCCGCCTCTCCCGCTTCGACGACGGCATCACCGCCGCGCTCCAGGAGGGCGAGAAGATCGAGTTCTTCCGCGACGTGGTGCGCCACTACGTCGACGAGCACGACGTCCCCGAGGTCGACGTCGCCGCCGCTCTGGCGGCCGTCCTCCACGGCGAGGAGCCGCTGCTTCTCGAGCCGGAGCCCGAGAAGCCTGCCTACGAGGAGCGCCGGGGCCGTCGCGACCGCGACGACCGGGGCGGCGAGCGAGGCGGTGAGCGTCGGGAGACGTCGCGGTCGCGTGGCAACGGGCAGCCGCTGGCGACGTACAAGATCCAGGTGGGCAAGCGTCACCGCGTCGAGCCGCGCCAGATCGTCGGCGCCATCGCCAACGAGGGTGGCCTGCGCCGCGCCGACTTCGGCAACATCTCCATCCGCAACGACTTCTCGCTGGTCGAGCTCCCCGCCGACCTGGCCCCCGAGACCTGGAAGGCGCTCGAGTCGACCCGCATCTCCGGCAAGCTCATCGAGCTCTCCGAGGACTCCGGCGGCGGCCCCGTGCGTCGCTCGGGTGGTCGCTTCGACCGTAGCCAGGGGGGACCGCGTCGCGGTGCGCTCGACTCCGGCGACCGCCCCCGCAAGCCGCGGCAGAAGCGCAAGTTCGACTGA
- a CDS encoding MOSC domain-containing protein yields the protein MRLAGINLHPVKSTAIRPVQEAYVGRAGLVGDREWMVVDGEGRLVSAREVRELFAVVADTPATGGTADLRLSAPGHEAIELALPSEGVRDVQMFNRPKMRVRPAGPEADAWLRCVLGRDDLSLVWCHDPFRRVLDSGDGFTASDHAAFQDDSAVSLITDASVAAIDAWSEVTVTAQRFRPSLLVEGAEEAFAEDGWKEIGIGPVRFRVVSAVPRCVMTTIDPVTLEKGKDPLRTLAVHRKWDGKVWAAVHLGVVHPGEIAVGDEVIVF from the coding sequence ATGCGTCTGGCGGGTATCAATCTCCATCCGGTGAAGTCGACGGCGATCAGGCCGGTGCAGGAAGCGTACGTCGGCAGGGCCGGGCTCGTCGGGGACCGCGAGTGGATGGTCGTCGACGGTGAGGGGAGGCTCGTCTCGGCGCGGGAGGTCCGCGAGCTCTTCGCCGTCGTCGCCGACACCCCGGCGACGGGCGGGACCGCCGATCTGCGGCTGAGCGCGCCCGGGCACGAGGCGATCGAGCTGGCGCTCCCGAGCGAGGGCGTACGCGACGTCCAGATGTTCAACCGTCCGAAGATGCGTGTCCGCCCGGCCGGTCCGGAGGCCGACGCGTGGCTGCGCTGCGTCCTCGGCCGCGACGACCTGTCGCTGGTGTGGTGCCACGACCCGTTCCGGAGAGTGCTCGACTCCGGGGACGGGTTCACCGCCTCCGACCACGCCGCCTTCCAGGACGACTCTGCGGTCTCGCTGATCACCGACGCCTCGGTCGCCGCGATCGACGCCTGGAGCGAGGTGACGGTCACCGCGCAGCGGTTCCGGCCCAGTCTCCTGGTCGAGGGTGCCGAGGAGGCGTTCGCGGAGGACGGGTGGAAGGAGATCGGCATCGGACCGGTCCGGTTCCGGGTGGTCTCGGCGGTCCCGCGCTGCGTGATGACCACGATCGATCCGGTGACGCTGGAGAAGGGCAAGGACCCGCTGCGTACGCTCGCGGTCCATCGGAAGTGGGACGGCAAGGTCTGGGCGGCGGTGCACCTCGGCGTCGTCCATCCCGGTGAGATCGCGGTCGGCGACGAGGTCATCGTCTTCTGA